In one Amaranthus tricolor cultivar Red isolate AtriRed21 chromosome 8, ASM2621246v1, whole genome shotgun sequence genomic region, the following are encoded:
- the LOC130821078 gene encoding 40S ribosomal protein S29-like, producing the protein MGHSDIWNAHPKNYGPGSRACRVCGNPHAIIRKYGLMCCRQCFRSNAKEIGFIKYR; encoded by the exons ATGGGTCACTCAGACATCTGGAATGCTCACCCTAAGAACTACGGTCCTGGATCTCGCGCTTG TCGTGTTTGCGGAAACCCTCACGCAATCATTCGCAAGTATGGTTTAATGTGCTGCAGACAGTGCTTCCGTAGTAACGCTAAAGAAATTGGATTCATCAAg TATCGTTAA
- the LOC130821728 gene encoding uncharacterized protein LOC130821728: MIHVACVQETRWKGQKAKGIKGYKLWYADMDGRRNGVGILVSNDILKQLVEVRRCNDKIILVRIVVGEEIIAIVSAYRPQVGLERAGEKVFLGGDFNRHIGRDAGNYSSVHGGFGLGIRNESGENLLDFALAKELVIANSIFRKKDEHLITYKSGDHATQVDYFLVRKGDWASCLDCKVVLGTEMPT; the protein is encoded by the exons ATGATTCACGTAGCGTGTGTTCAAGAGACTAGGTGGAAGGGGCAAAAAGCAAAAGGTATTAAAGGATATAAGTTGTGGTATGCAGATATGGACGGCAGACGTAACGGGGTTGGCATCCTAGTGTCTAATGATATCCTAAAGCAATTGGTTGAAGTAAGGAGGTGTAATGACAAGATCATACTAGTTAGGATAGTAGTGGGGGAAGAGATCATAGCCATTGTCAGTGCGTACAGGCCCCAAGTTGGTCTCGAACGAGCAG GCGAGAAAGTTTTCTTAGGAGGAGACTTTAACAGACATATAGGCAGAGATGCAGGTAACTATAGCTCGGTACACGGTGGGTTTGGTTTGGGGATAAGGAATGAGAGTGGGGAGAATTTGTTGGATTTTGCGCTAGCAAAAGAATTGGTTATAGCAAACtcgatctttagaaagaaagatgagcaTTTGATCACATATAAGAGCGGCGACCATGCTACCCAAGTTGACTATTTCCTAGTGCGCAAGGGTGATTGGGCCTCATGCTTGGACTGTAAAGTAGTGTTGGGTACAGAGATGCCCACCTAA
- the LOC130821079 gene encoding uncharacterized protein LOC130821079, whose amino-acid sequence MLLYKSSVSALMANSFDNDVMMVPERSSRSSFYNFSSLPSLSVEWGRQAQLRCVKVSDPPYHTSSPLELCSSSSRSQYNSDKKRRSTDTDCEDNNNGIVGIRKKLMVDFCEEANQMQAEFFKQSDVVSNEAKPWNLRIKRAVVKDPNTLENSTHRKPNSSPVKPSVFKLPPKKNKYEIGNFEGPRAKFSVSLSKREIEEDFLAITEHRPARRPKKRSKNLQRRFDEFNPGFWLTEITADMYKVNKQI is encoded by the exons ATGCTCCTTTACAAATCTTCAGTCTCTGCTCTAATGGCGAATTCCTTCGACAACGACGTGATGATGGTTCCTGAAAGATCTTCTAGAAGCAGTTTCTATAACTTCTCTTCGCTCCCATCTTTAAGCGTTGAATGGGGCCGTCAGGCACAATTACGTTGCGTCAAAGTCTCTGACCCTCCTTACCATACTTCTTCTCCCTTAGAATTGTGTTCTTCTTCGTCTCGATCCCAGTATAACTCCGACAAGAAGCGGAGATCTACTGATACTGATTGTGaggataataataatggtatcgTAGGCATCAGGAAAAAGTTAATGGTTGATTTTTGTGAAGAAGCTAATCAGATGCAAGCGGAGTTTTTCAAACAGTCCGACGTCGTTTCGAATGAAGCTAAACCTTGGAATTTGAGGATTAAGAGAGCCGTGGTTAAAGATCCAAATACACTTGAAAATTCTACTCATCGGAAACCTAATTCCTCACCGGTAAAGCCATCAGTATTTAAATTACCGccgaagaaaaataaatatgaaatcGGCAATTTTGAAGGTCCTAGAGCCAAGTTCTctgtttctctctctaaaagagaaattgaagaagattttCTTGCTATTACAGAACATCGTCCTGCACGCCGGCCCAAAAAGCGATCCAAAAATCTCCAGAGGCGATTCGAT GAATTTAATCCCGGGTTTTGGTTAACGGAGATTACAGCTGATATGTACAaagtaaataaacaaatttag